DNA sequence from the Acipenser ruthenus chromosome 8, fAciRut3.2 maternal haplotype, whole genome shotgun sequence genome:
GCAGCGTGTCTTGCTCATCGgtcgtgtgtgagtgtttgtctcgGCTGTACTGATTCCAGACTCCTCTTTGCAGTGTGATGGTGCAGCGTGTCTTGCTCATCGGTCGTGTGTCGGTGTTTGTCTCGGCTGTACTGATTCCAGACTCCTCTTTGCAGTGTGATGGTGCAGCGTGTCTTGCTCATCGgtcgtgtgtgagtgtttgtctcgGCTGTACTGATTCCAGACTCCTCTTTGCAGTGTGATGGTGCAGCGTGTCTTGCTCATCGgtcgtgtgtgagtgtttgtctcgGCTGTACTGATTCCAGACTCCTCTTTGCAGTGTGATGGTGCAGCGTGTCTTGCTCATCGGTCGCGTGTGAGTGTTTGTCTCGGCTGTACTGATTCCAGACTCCTCTTTGCAGTGTGATGGTGCAGCGTGTCTTGCTCATCGgtcgtgtgtgagtgtttgtctcgGCTCTACTGATTCCAGACTCCTCTTTGCAGTGTGATGGTGCAGCGTGTCTTGCTCATCGGTcatgtgtgagtgtttgtctcgGCTGTACTGATTCCAGACTCCTCTTTGCAGTGTGATGGTGCAGCGTGTCTTGCTCATCGGTCGCGTGTGAGTGTTTGTCTCGGCTGTACTGATTCCAGACTCCTCTTTGCAGTGTGATGGTGCAGCGTGTCTTGCTCATCGGTCGCGTGTGAGTGTTTGTCTCGGCTGTACTGATTCCAGACTCCTCTCTGCAGTGTGATGGTGCAGCGTGTCTTGCTCATCGgtcgtgtgtgagtgtttgtctcgGCTGTACTGATTCCAGACTCCTCTTTGCAGTGTGATGGTGCAGCGTGTCTTGCTCATCggttgtgtgtgagtgtttgtctcaGCTGTACTGATTCCAGACTCCTCTTTGCAGTGTGATGGTGCAGCGTGTCTTGCTCATCGgtcgtgtgtgagtgtttgtctcgGCTGTACTGATTCCAGACTCCTCTTTGCAGTGTGATGGTGCAGCGTGTCTTGCTCATCggttgtgtgtgagtgtttgtctcgGCTGTACTGATTCCAGACTCCTCTTTGCAGTGTGATTGTGCAGCGTGTCTTGCTCATCGgtcgtgtgtgagtgtttgtctcgGCTGTACTGATTCCAGACTCCTCTTTGCAGTGTGATGGTGCAGCGTGTCTTGCTCATCGgtcgtgtgtgagtgtttgtctcgGCTGTACTGATTCCAGACTCCTCTTTGCAGTGTGATGGTGCAGCGTGTCTTGCTCATCGgtcgtgtgtgagtgtttgtctcgGCTGTACTGATTCCAGACTCCTCTTTGCAGTGTGATGGTGCAGCGTGTCTTGCTCATCGGTCGTGTGTCGGTGTTTGTCTCGGCTGTACTGATTCCAGACTCCTCTTTGCAGTGTGATGGTGCAGCGTGTCTTGCTCATCGGTCGCGTGTGAGTGTTTGTCTCGGCTGTACTGATTCCAGACTCCTCTTTGCAGTGTGATGGTGCAGCGTGTCTTGCTCATCGGTCGCGTGTGAGTGTTTGTCTCGGCTGTACTGATTCCAGACTCCTCTTTGCAGTGTGATGGTGCAGCGTGTCTTGCTCATCGgtcgtgtgtgagtgtttgtctcgGCTGTACTGATTCCAGACTCCTCTTTGCAGTGTGATGGTGCAGCGTGTCTTGCTCATCGGTCGCGTGTGAGTGTTTGTCTCGGCTGTACTGATTCCAGACTCCTCTTTGCAGTGTGATGGTGCAGCGTGTCTTGCTCATCGgtcgtgtgtgagtgtttgtctcgGCTGTACTGATTCCAGACTCCTCTTTGCAGTGTGATGGTGCAGCGTGTCTTGCTCATCGgtcgtgtgtgagtgtttgtctcgGCTGTACTGATTCCAGACTCCTCTTTGCAGTGTGATGGTGCAGCGTGTCTTGCTCATCGgtcgtgtgtgagtgtttgtctcgGCTGTACTGATTCCAGACTCCTCTTTGCAGTGTGATTGTGCAGCGTGTCTTGCTCATCGGTCGTGTGTCGGTGTTTGTCTCGGCTGTACTGATTCCAGACTCCTCTTTGCAGTGTGATGGTGCAGCGTGTCTTGCTCATCGgtcgtgtgtgagtgtttgtctcgGCTGTACTGATTCCAGACTCCTCTTTGCAGTGTGATGGTGCAGCGTGTCTTGCTCATCGGTCGCGTGTGAGTGTTTGTCTCGGCTGTACTGATTCCAGACTCCTCTTTGCAGTGTGATGGTGCAGCGTGTCTTGCTCATCGgtcgtgtgtgagtgtttgtctcgGCTGTACTGATTCCAGACTCCTCTTTGCAGTGTGATGGTGCAGCGTGTCTTGCTCATCGgtcgtgtgtgagtgtttgtctcgGCTGTACTGATTCCAGACTCCTCTTTGCAGTGCGATGGCGGAGCGTGTCTTGGTCATCGGGAGCGGGGGCAGGGAGCACTCCCTGGCCTGGAAGCTGGCCCAGTCTCCTCTCGTACAGCAGGTCCTGGTGGCTCCTGGGAATGCCGGCACCGCTGACAATGGGAAGATCTCCAATTCAGGTAAGAGAGCGAGAGCATCCCCTCCTTCtatgagtgtgtctctgtgccagCACCTCCAGGATTAAACTGGACGTACTGGTTCCCATCTATGAGACCAGATATTGCCAGAGCAATGACGCTTTTGAACTGATGCACACATATTCCATGAAAAATCTTTAGATGATGGTTGCCTCACCCCAATCACTTCATAAAATCTTAGATTCCATTAGTTTGATTTCTGGTGTGTCCTTAAGTATCTAGTCGTGTAGCCTACATCTGGGATGGCTGACTTCCAGAGCAGGCTTTTTTTCCCAACCATGTTGttcttaattattttaaaggAGCCATTTAATCCTGTGCCCACAGTTGataatttatttaaccaggagagcTCCTTGTCATTTGTTAACCCTTTAATGACTGACATTTACACCTTCACACATATTTGATACCCTCCCGAGAGCTCCCTGTTGACCTTTAGAACAGATTGGGTTTCTAAGGAGATATTCAGCCCACTGAAGCTTGTGGCTCTTCAGGCTATTGTGAGGTGTTGAACCGCATGGTCTCCATGTAAATGCACTGCTGCTTGAGTCATGCAAGTCTGGTTTGAATCCTCTTGGTGCCGAGTTGCTGATCTTGTCTGATTCTCTGCTTTGTCATTTCGGTTGCATTGaaaaattgcattaaaaaatgtgtctgaaaaaaaaaaaaaaaaactctataccACCCCTACCACTTTGATCTTTATACAGAATAGATGCTATAACTGTCCCAATCTTCAAAAAAAAAGGCAAgctattttaataagcaagacgTCCCATGAATTCATAGGTTATGTGAATGCCAATGCAGAAGGACTGGGTGAGATGTTGGTTCTTCAACCAAGACTGCTTCTAACAGCCAAGTTCCATAAATCCTGTAGGCATGTAAAGTGatacagatctctctctctctctctttctctctctctctctagcggtGTCGGTGAGTAATCACTCCATTCTGGCTCAGTACTGCAAGGATCACAATGTGGGGCTGGTGGTGGTGGGGCCGGAAGCACCTCTGGCTGCAGGTACAGAATCTGATTCCCTTCACTAACCTGCAGTAACCAGCAAAGAGATGAGTCCCCTTTGCAACAGTGTGCATCTCGGATTCTCTTGTGCACCGCTAATACCCGACAGCTAACCGTGTGATCAACAACTTGGAGCAGCATTAGCTGCTAATGCAGAAAGAGACTATGATTATGAGGGACATCCCATTTAAATCAAGTACCGTGTTTCACATGATAAGTCAAGAATAAGTCCCTTGCTGTGTGACTGCGTTAAACTTCTTAACAGGAGTGAATTTGCATGGACGGACGCATTTCTGTCATTCACTAGGTTTGGTCTACCTGCTGTTGCAAAGGAGAGCGGGTTAAACCTGCTTTTAAAATGTCCCTCCCAGACCGGAGTTGCCCGTTTGCCCATGCCTGCGTTAGTCTGGGCTGTGTTCAGTAGGGTGACGATAGCAGATGCTACTGTTCCACTTTAACCAGTGCATGGTGCTTGAAGGTGTAAGATTGCTGTTGTGCTGATGGTTTGAGCCCCTTTGCAGGGATGGTGGATGATCTCACTGCGGCGGGGGTCTGTTGTTTCGGACCCTCTGCGAAGGCAGCCCAGCTGGAGGCCAGTAAGAGTTTCTCCAAGGAGTTCATGGACCGGCACGGCATCCCCACGGCCCGCTGGAGAGCCTTCACTGACCCTCAGGAGGCCTGCAGCTTCATCCAGAGGTACTGGCGCTCCAGAGCCCTCTATTGGGGACCCTGGGGTCAAGGTGCATGCTAATGCTGTCAATTAAAATTAACGGCTAATTTTAGTCTGCactgatggaaataagactcctattgcatagcggcttcatccattccaggttttattacaagctagattataggtaacaagctcaggtgcattattaaacttctagtaaaaccaggaacggatcgcactactgtgcaatgggagtctcaacCCCATGCCTCTGAACTGTGCTCTCTGTGTGTCAGCGCTGAGTTCCGGGCTCTGGTGGTGAAGGCGAGCGGTCTGGCTGCAGGGAAAGGAGTGATCGTGGCGGAGGACAAGGACCAGGCATGCAGGGCAGTGTGGGACATCATGCAGGTGGGAGCTCGGCACACTGGTCTACACTGCAGGGCTTTACACAGCAGCATACGCTGTGATACCGACAGCGTTTCAATGTGGTGTTAGCCTGAAGGCAATGAGAGGGGTGGGAATGAGAAACCGTGTGTAAGACTCCAGTTACTTACTTGCATGATAGAGGATACAGGACCAACAGCACCACATACAAAACCTTCTGTGCAGGTTGTTCACTGTGTGGTTTGTAAATGGGATTTACTGTTGGTATGGATACATGCTTCCCCTATCTCACTGGAGCTTTGCTTTTTAACATCATATAGTATGTATTGTAATTAAAACGTCTGTCCAGTTGTTCCCCTCTGTGTACCTTTAGAGGTGCTCTCCTATAATCTCACCATGTGCGTTTAGTCTGTGATCATCACTGGTCTACCCGCTTACAACCGAATTAGATCACAGCTGATATGTAAGAAATAATTTGAAAAGAAACTGCAttaaaaactgcttggaataTTGTGGAACCCGCTGCACGGGTGACCAGCAGGCATGTCTGATGAGGCAGTAGAAACctggagagagaggggacagTGCTGTCTGCGAGCTGATTGGGGGTGAAAGCAGTGAGGTTCCTAATCCAGcgtctctctttctcttcctcgCTGGGCGCAGGACAAGACGTTCGGAGCTGCAGGGGAGACAGTGGTGGTGGAGGAGCTGCTGGAAGGAGAGGAGGTTTCGGTGAGCTCTTTCTGTATTGCACTTCTCTGTGTTTTAGCATTTGTTCCCTGCCTGCTTTTAGCATCATCGCTGTTAGTGCTGTGGAGCAGGACAGGTCAAAGAGGGGACTACCTCACTCTGGGCCATATTCATTAAGCAATCCCTTGCAGCTCTGTGCACTGACAGCACTGATAAGTGTCCCTGGGCCAGTAAGATCGTCTAATCGAGAGGTGTCCAATCCCGGCCCTGGAGGGCCAGTCCACTCCATGTTTAACAGGTACAGTGAGGGTCTGGAagcaggtttcattggttcaGTTAAAATCAGGGCtggaccaggagtggaagggcacCACTGGCCACCCCGGTCTACTGTAAACATGCTTGCATTCCCCCTCCTGCAGTACACCAGTGAGGATGCTGCTGGACTCTGGTGTTAATgaccctgtctgtgtgtctctctctctctctcagtgcctATGTTTCAGCGACGGCTCCACTGTGGCCCCGATGCCTCCTGCACAAGACCACAAGCGACTCCTGGATGGAGACCTGGGCCCCAATACAGGGGGCATGGGGGCTTACTGCCCCACTCCACAGGTACAAAGAGCCAGCTTGAAATGCAGGCCCCCGAGCAAACCAGTTATCTGTGCTAGGAGCATTTACACGAGTGCTCAACATCATTACTGTAGAGAGCTGAGGATGCCTGAGtgtgcagagagagggagggtcAGTGTGTTCAAGGCATGATGGCTGAGAGAGTGTTCAGAGAGGGAGGGTCAGTGTCTTCAAGGTATGATGGCTGAGAGAGtgtgcagagagagggagggtcAGTGTCTTCAAGGCATGATGGCTGAGAGAGtgtgcagagagagggagggtcAGTGTGTTCAAGGCATGATGGCTGAGAGAGTGTTCAGAGAGGGAGGGTCAGTGTCTTCAAGGCATGATGGCTGAGAGAGTGTTCAGAGAGGGAGGGTCAGTGTCTTCAAGGTATGATGGCTAAGAGAGTGTTCAGAGAGGGAGGGTCAGTGTCTTCAAGGTATGATGGCTAAGAGAGTGTTCAGAGAGGGAGGGTCAGTGTCTTCAAGGTGAGATGGCTGAGAGAGTGTTCAGAGAGGGAGGGTCAGTGTCTTCAAGGTATGATGGCTGAGAGAGTGTTCAGAGAGGGAGGGTCAGTGTCTTCAAGGCATGATGGCTGAGAGAGTGTTCACAGAGGGAGGGTCATTGTGTTCAGGGTATGATGAGGGCACCGGTCTTCCTTTCTCTTAACTCGCAGCATCCTTTCTCAGGTTTCAGAGGATCTGCTTCAGAAGATCAGAGAGACGGTATTGCAGAAAACTGTGGATGGGATGAGACAGGAGGGGAGCCCCTATGTTGGTGAGTCTCCTCAAGTGCCCCCCACCTTCTGCAAAATCAGAAACCCTCTCAAAACCACCAATATAGCTGAGGCCCAAGGGACAGTCTGTGACCCCTCATCTCACTTGATGAGGTCCCGTGATGTTGAACAGCCTGTAAGCGGTGTGTGGTGTTCCTGTCTGCAGGGGTTCTGTACGCAGGGCTGATGCTGACCCGGGATGGGCCCAGGGTGCTGGAGTATAACTGCAGGTTCGGAGACCCGGAATGCCAGGTGAGGTGAGGGCTGGGGTGCGCGCGTGTATTTACTGATGTgaacatggtgtgtgtgtgtgtgtgtgtgtgtgtgcatattcaCTGATGTGAGCACGGTGCCTGTGCTGTGTGTGCGTATTCACTGATGTGAGCACGATGCCTGTGCTTCTTCCAATGTCTACATACAGGGACTGGACAAATAATTAGAAACCCCCTCCAGTACACTGTCTATTATTGGGGTGTCTGGGGAAGCTCCGAATCACGAGAGATCAGCGATTCCTGCTCCTTGTGGGTGAGGCAAGGCTCTTCTCTGGAACAGCCCACAGCCCTTCTCGCTTCAGAAACATGAAATACAGAAGCACCAGTCCTGAAAATACTGTCACCCCACTATTAAAATGTGCTGCACTTGGAGCATCAGCGTTTGTTCTATATAACAGAGGATAGAGTTGGTCATACGAGGAAACATTTAGGGAAACTGTGCTGCAGATAGCAGGagcttcagtgtgtctgttcctgTTGTTTCAGGTGCTGCTGCCCCTACTGAAGAGCGACCTGTACCAAGTGATCCAGGACACGATGCAGGGGAGACTAGCATCTAGTGCCCCCACCTGGCAGGAGAACAGCGCTGCTGTTACTGTGGTGATGGCGAGTGGAGGGTATCCAGGAGACTATAAGAAGGGCATTGAGATCACAGGTATGCATTGTCTTTAATGTGACAGACTTGTTATACAAAACATTTGGCAGCTAAAATCCAGCAAAAATTGACTTTgacaagttgttttgtttttttgtttaagtgagatgagggaagcatattagtgttgcgcTTGCACACCTAATAAATGTTAGGAAAGTGCAGATGATAAACTGAGCGACGCTGtggctctcctctctcctccctgcttgGCAGGCCTGTCTCGGGTGAAGGAGCTGGGGCTGCAGGTGTTCCATGCTGGCACTGTGCTGAAGGAGGGCAGGGTGCTGACCAGTGGAGGTAGAGTGCTGACCGTCACCGCCGTCAACCGCGACCTGCCCACCGCACTGCAGAACGCCAACAAGGGTGTGGCCAGCGTGCAGTTCCAGGGGGCCGTCTACCGCAGAGACATCGGGCACCGGGCCATCGCCTTCCTCCAGCAGCCACGGTGCGTCTGAGTCCAGGGTACCTGAGCCAGCTCTGCAGCAAGCCCTTCCCTTGAAAGTCGCTGCTGGTTGGAGTTAAAAACTGCAGTATTTAAACCATGTCAGCTGCAGCTTAATGGTTTCATTTCAgtgttggtttatttatttactagtttGTCACTCTCACCCCCCCAGTGGACTGACCTACAAGGACAGTGGAGTGGACATCGCTGCGGGGAACGCTCTTGTTGACCTGATCAAACCGCTGGCCGCAGCCACTGCCCGGAAAGGTAATGAGACCACATGCAAACATGACAGCAGGGtcttttttaataatgtaaaccGTGGCAAATTGAAATGCTGTTCTCCAAAAACACAAGCAGGATAATCGAGTTTCAGAAGATCCAATTCTCTCCCTGCTCGGTCTAGTCCTACAGTTATTGCTGGTTGTTATGTCCCCTCTCATCCTGCAGGGTGCAGTGCTGAGCTGGGCGGGTTTGCAGGCCTGTTTGACCTGAAAGCAGCGGGGTACATAGACCCTATCCTTGTGTCTGGGACTGATGGAGTGGGCACCAAGCTGAAGGTAAGCAAAGCAGTGGTTATAAGCAATATAATAACAAGTGCAGACGAGCTCgtctctgcttctctctctctcggggTGCAGCtctttatcatgctgtctctgcTTCTCTCTCGTGGTGCAGCtctttatcatgctgtctctgcTTCTCTCTCGTGGTGCAGCtctttatcatgctgtctctgcttctctctctcggggtgcagatctttatcatgctgtctctgcTTCTCTTGGGGTGCAGAtctttatcatgctgtctctgcttctctctctcggGGTGCAGATCTTTATCATGCTGTCTCCTGTTTCTCTCTTGGGGTGCAGATCTTTATCATCCTGTCTCAGCTTCTCTCTCTCGTGGTGCAGATCTTTATCATCCTGTCTCTTCTTCTCTTGGGGTGCAGATCTTTATCATCCTGTCTCAGCTTCTCTCTCTCGGGGTGCAGATCTTTTATCATGCTGTCTCCTGTTTCTCTCTTGGGGTGCAGATCTTTATCATGCTGTCTCAGCTTCTCTCTCTCGTGGTGCAGATCTTTATCATCCTGTCTCTTCTTCTCTTGGGGTGCAGATCTTTATCATCCTGTCTCAGCTTCTCTCTCTCGGGGTGCAGATCTTTTATCATGCTGTCTCCTGTTTCTCTCTTGGGGTGCAGAtctttatcatgctgtctctgcttctctctctcggggtgcagatctttatcatgctgtctctgcttctctctcgtggtgcagatctttatcatgctgtctctgcttctctctctcggGGTGCAGATCTTTCTCATGAtgtctctgcttctctctctctcgtggtgcagatctttatcatgctgtctctgcttctctctctcggGGTGCAGATCTTTATCATGCTGTCTCCTGTTTCTCTCTTGGGGTGCAGATCTTTATCATGCTGTCTCAGCTTCTCTCTCTCGTGGTGCAGATCTTTATCATCCTGTCTCTTCTTCTCTTGGGGTGCAGATCTTTATCATCCTGTCTCTTCTTCTCTTGGGGTGCAGATCTTTATCATCCTGTCTCTTCTTCTCTTGGGGTGCAGATCTTTACAATGCTGTCTCTGCTTATCTCTCACGGTGCAGATCGCACAGGAGTGTAACAAGCACGACACTCTGGGACAGGACCTGGTGGCTATGTGTGTGAATGACATCCTGGCGCAGGGGGCGGAGCCTCTC
Encoded proteins:
- the LOC117972905 gene encoding trifunctional purine biosynthetic protein adenosine-3-like isoform X1, whose translation is MPKQIPLRKKLNTHLNTARAMAERVLVIGSGGREHSLAWKLAQSPLVQQVLVAPGNAGTADNGKISNSAVSVSNHSILAQYCKDHNVGLVVVGPEAPLAAGMVDDLTAAGVCCFGPSAKAAQLEASKSFSKEFMDRHGIPTARWRAFTDPQEACSFIQSAEFRALVVKASGLAAGKGVIVAEDKDQACRAVWDIMQDKTFGAAGETVVVEELLEGEEVSCLCFSDGSTVAPMPPAQDHKRLLDGDLGPNTGGMGAYCPTPQVSEDLLQKIRETVLQKTVDGMRQEGSPYVGVLYAGLMLTRDGPRVLEYNCRFGDPECQVLLPLLKSDLYQVIQDTMQGRLASSAPTWQENSAAVTVVMASGGYPGDYKKGIEITGLSRVKELGLQVFHAGTVLKEGRVLTSGGRVLTVTAVNRDLPTALQNANKGVASVQFQGAVYRRDIGHRAIAFLQQPRGLTYKDSGVDIAAGNALVDLIKPLAAATARKGCSAELGGFAGLFDLKAAGYIDPILVSGTDGVGTKLKIAQECNKHDTLGQDLVAMCVNDILAQGAEPLFFLDYFSCGRLDVGVASSVITGIAEACKTAGCALLGGETAEMPGLYPPGEYDLAGFAVGAVERDRMLPRLDSISAGDLLLGIASSGVHSNGFSLVRKVLQRACLQYSSPAPFGAAGQTVGEVLLTPTKIYSKLLQPILRSGAVKAYAHITGGGLLENIPRVLPKTLAVDLDASLWKIPEVFSWLQREGQLSEEEMGRTFNCGLGGVLVVGREAADEVLRELKSHEEAWVIGTVTQQQPGEERVLIRNLLRSVQSGSRGTPVSTGLRSGAPQDCAPERRARVAVLISGTGTNLQALMEQVKKPWSSAEIVLVISNRPGVEGLKKAALAGIPTRVVDHKQYGSRAEFDSTIERVLEEFSVEVVCLAGFMRILSGPFVRKWSGKLLNVHPSLLPSFKGVNAHRQVLQAGVRVSGCTVHFVAEEVDAGAIIVQEVVPVMVSDTEDSLSERVKEAEHRAFPAALELVASGTVRLGEDNKIHWNTQEQH
- the LOC117972905 gene encoding trifunctional purine biosynthetic protein adenosine-3-like isoform X2; translation: MAERVLVIGSGGREHSLAWKLAQSPLVQQVLVAPGNAGTADNGKISNSAVSVSNHSILAQYCKDHNVGLVVVGPEAPLAAGMVDDLTAAGVCCFGPSAKAAQLEASKSFSKEFMDRHGIPTARWRAFTDPQEACSFIQSAEFRALVVKASGLAAGKGVIVAEDKDQACRAVWDIMQDKTFGAAGETVVVEELLEGEEVSCLCFSDGSTVAPMPPAQDHKRLLDGDLGPNTGGMGAYCPTPQVSEDLLQKIRETVLQKTVDGMRQEGSPYVGVLYAGLMLTRDGPRVLEYNCRFGDPECQVLLPLLKSDLYQVIQDTMQGRLASSAPTWQENSAAVTVVMASGGYPGDYKKGIEITGLSRVKELGLQVFHAGTVLKEGRVLTSGGRVLTVTAVNRDLPTALQNANKGVASVQFQGAVYRRDIGHRAIAFLQQPRGLTYKDSGVDIAAGNALVDLIKPLAAATARKGCSAELGGFAGLFDLKAAGYIDPILVSGTDGVGTKLKIAQECNKHDTLGQDLVAMCVNDILAQGAEPLFFLDYFSCGRLDVGVASSVITGIAEACKTAGCALLGGETAEMPGLYPPGEYDLAGFAVGAVERDRMLPRLDSISAGDLLLGIASSGVHSNGFSLVRKVLQRACLQYSSPAPFGAAGQTVGEVLLTPTKIYSKLLQPILRSGAVKAYAHITGGGLLENIPRVLPKTLAVDLDASLWKIPEVFSWLQREGQLSEEEMGRTFNCGLGGVLVVGREAADEVLRELKSHEEAWVIGTVTQQQPGEERVLIRNLLRSVQSGSRGTPVSTGLRSGAPQDCAPERRARVAVLISGTGTNLQALMEQVKKPWSSAEIVLVISNRPGVEGLKKAALAGIPTRVVDHKQYGSRAEFDSTIERVLEEFSVEVVCLAGFMRILSGPFVRKWSGKLLNVHPSLLPSFKGVNAHRQVLQAGVRVSGCTVHFVAEEVDAGAIIVQEVVPVMVSDTEDSLSERVKEAEHRAFPAALELVASGTVRLGEDNKIHWNTQEQH